CCTTGCCGGCCCTGCTCTCGTCGCCTGTCACGTCGAGCAGATCGTCGGCGATCTGGAACGCGAGGCCGATGTCGCGCGCATAACCACGTAAGTGCGTACGGCCTTCGGGCGGGATCCTGCCGAGGATCGCGCCCATTTCGACACTTGCGGCCAGCAACGCGCCGGTCTTCAACTGCTGGAGCCTGGTGATGGTGTGTAGGTCGTAATCGACCCCCTCTTCGTCGGCGACCATGTCCATCATCTGGCCGCCCGCCATTCCGCCCATCCCGCTCGCCTTACCCAGCGTCGCGATCAGTTCGCTGCGGGTGAAGGGATCGGGGCTGGTGCCGGTATCGGCCAGGATTTCGAACGCCAGCGCATGCAGTGCATCCCCGGCAAGCACCGCAGTCGCCTCGTCGAAGGTCTTGTGAAGCGTCGGCTTGCCGTGGCGAAGATCGTCATCGTCCATGCACGGCAAATCGTCGTGGATCAGCGAATAGACGTGGATCGCTTCGACCGCGGCACCGGCACGCAATGCCGCATCGCGGGCGACGCCGAACAGTTCGGCGGTGCTGACCAGCAGCAGGGGCCGAACCCGCTTTCCGCCGCCGATTGCCGCGTAGCGCATCGCCTCGACCAGCCGCGCGCGGGTGTCGTCGGGCACAGGCAGGAACGCATCGAACACCGAATCGATCTCGCGCTGGACCTGCCTGAGCCCATCGCCGAGCAGATCATCTTCGATCCCGACCACATTCATCTCAGTTCGGCTCGTCGAACGGGGCCGTGCCGCTCGGTTTTCCGTCCGCACCTGTCACGATCTTCTCGATCCGCGCCTGCGCCGCGTCGAGCCGTTTCTGGCAAGCCGCGCGCAGCTTTTCGCCGCGTTCGTAGAGCGTGATCGCGTCGTCGAGCGGCACTTCGCCGCGTTCGAGCTGTTGCACGATCTCCTCGAGCGCGCCCAGCGCCTGTTCGAAGCTCATCTTCTCGATCTCGCCCGCCTTTTCGGCGGAACCGTTACCCTCGTCCATGCGTCGGAGCATTGACCGTGCCGCGCGGCCCGGTCAAGGCTGCCCGACAAACAAGGGGCGCAAACGGGAAGAATACAGATGCAGTGGATCATCGCCTACATTTCGGCCGCCGTCGTGTTCGGCGCTCTCGACGCCATGTGGCTGCGCTGGGCCGGGCCCAACCTGTACCGCCCAGCCATCGGCGAAATCATGGCGGAGAACTTCAACGTCGCGGCAGCGGCGGTGTTCTATTTCATCTACCTCGCCGGGATGGTGTGGTTCGCGATCAAGCCGGGGCTGGAAAACTCCAGCGTGGCGACGGCCCTCATCAACGGCATACTGCTGGGGCGCTGTGCTACGCCACGTTCGATCTCACCAGCCAGGCGGTATTCAAGGTGTGGGCGACCAAGGTCAGCGTCATGGATATCATGTGGGGTGCGTTCGCGACCGGCACTACCAGCGCGATCGCCACCTGGATCGCCTTGCGTTTCAGCAGCTGACGCCGGACGGGGGGCGATACATCGATGTTCATAGGTCACTTCGCACCGGCTTTCGTCGCCGCAGCCGTCAGCCCCAGCGGGCCCAAGCTCGGCGGGTATTTCATTGCCGCGCAGCTGGTCGACTGGGGCTTTTTCACGTTTGCCATCATGGGGATCGAACGCATGCGGATCGACCCGGGCGCGACTGTGATGGTGCCGTTCGATCTCTATCACATGCCCTTCACGCACAGCCTGCTGGGCACGGGTATCTGGGCGCTCGGCCTCGCGCTGATCGTTCTGATCTGGCATCGCAACGCGCTCGCCGGGTTGCTCGCGGGGCTGGTGGTGCTGTCGCACTGGGCGCTCGACTGGCTGACACACCGGCCCGACCTGACGCTGGCGGGCGGACCGGAACGCTACGGTCTGGGCCTGTGGAATCTGCCCTATATCGCGATGCCGCTTGAGCTCGGCATCACGCTGGGTGCCTTTGTGTTCTACATGCGCCGGACGCGCGGCCCGATCGGGCCACCGCTGATCCTGATCGGGGTGCTGCTGGCCTTCCAGGCGATCAACTGGTTTGGACCGGCGCCCGCGCAGGCCGGTCTCGCGATCTACATTCAGGCGCTGCTGGCCTTTGCGATGGCAACCGGTTTCGCAGTGTGGGTCGGGGAGAACCGCTACTTCGTGCAGCGCGGCGGGTTGGCGAGTTCGACGGTCTAAACTAAGGGCATCGCCATGAGCGAAATCACCCCTGAAATCGTCGAACAGCACGGCCTTTCCCCTGAAGAATACGAGCGCGTGCTCGCCGGGTTGGGTCGAGAGCCCAATCTGGTCGAGCTGGGCATCTTTTCGGTCATGTGGTCCGAGCACTGCAGCTACAAGAGCTCGCGCCTGCATCTGAAGAAGCTTCCGACTGAGGCACCGTGGGTGATCTGCGGCCCGGGCGAGAATGCGGGCGTGATCGACATCGGCGAAGGGCTGGACGGGCAGAAGCTCGCCGCGATCTTCAAGATGGAGAGTCACAACCACCCCTCCTACATCGAACCCTATCAGGGCGCGGCGACGGGCGTAGGCGGCATCCTGCGCGATGTCTTCACCATGGGCGCGCGGCCGGTGGCGAACATGAACGCGCTGCGCTTCGGCCGCCCCGATCACCCCAAGATGAAGCACCTGGTTCAAGGCGTGGTCGCGGGCATTGGCGGTTATGGCAATTGCGTAGGCGTGCCCACGGTGGGCGGCGAAACCAACTTCCACCCGGCCTATGACGGCAATATCCTCGTCAACGCGATGACCGTGGGCGTCGCGGATCAGGACAAGATTTTCTACTCTGCCGCGACCGGCGTCGGCAATCCGATCGTGTATGTCGGCTCCAAGACCGGGCGCGACGGTATCCACGGCGCAACGATGGCGAGCGCCGATTTCGAGGAAGACGCCGAGGCCAAGCGCCCCACGGTGCAGGTCGGCGATCCGTTCACAGAGAAGCTGCTGATCGAGGCCTGCCTTGAGCTGATGGCGACCGACGCGATCGTCGCGATTCAGGACATGGGCGCGGCGGGTCTCACCTCCTCCAGCGTCGAGATGGCGACCAATGGCAAGGCGGGTATCCGGCTCGACATGGACAAGGTGCCGTGCCGCGAAGAGGGCATGACTCCGTACGAAATGATGCTGAGCGAGAGCCAGGAGCGGATGCTCATGGTCCTCAAGCCCGGCAAGGAAGCCATGGCCGAGGCGATCTTCAGGAAGTGGGAGCTCGACTTTGCGATCATCGGCGAAGTGACCGACACGCAGCACATGGTGCTCGAATGGCAGGGCGAGGTCGTGTGCGACATTCCGCTGGGTCCGCTCGCCGCCGATGCGCCAGGATATGATCGGCCTTACCTCTCCAGAGACGAATATGCGGAATGGGCGGGCATCACCCCGATGAAGGATGTGCCCGACAGCGACGATCCGGGCGCAGACCTCGTCACAATGCTCGCCAGCCCCAACCTCGCTTCGCGCCGCTGGATTGCCGAACAGTACGATAGCCAGGTGATGGGCGACACGCTGCAAACCGGCGGCGATGCCGCGGTGGTGCGCATCCACGGCACCAATCGCGCCCTCGCGATCAGCACCGATTGCACCCCGCGCTATGTCTATGCCGATCCCTACGAAGGCGGGAAGCAGGCAATTGCCGAGGCCTATCGCAATCTGTGCGCGGTCGGCGCGATACCGCTGGCGGTCACCAACTGCCTCAACTTCGCCAATCCGCAGCGGTCCGAGATCATGGCGCAATTCGTCCACGCGCTCGAAGGCATGGGCGAGGCCTGCCGCGCGCTCGACTTCCCGATCGTGTCGGGCAACGTGTCGCTCTACAACGAGAGCAAAGCGACCGGCGGCGGCAGCGCGATCCTGCCCACCCCAGCCATCGGCGGAGTCGGCGTAATCGACGATGCGTCGAAAATGGTCACGTCCGCGTTCAAGGCTGAAGGCGATGCGATCTACCTGCTTGCGCCCGAATTCTGGGCGAAGCCCGATCCGACCCGCTCGCATCTGGGGAAATCGCTGTGGCTCGACGTGGTCAAGGGCCGCGATGAAGGCCGCGCTCCACCGGTAAACCTTGCTGCCGAATTCGGCGCGGGCCAGATCGTGCGCAAGCTGATCGGCGAAGGGCTGCTTTCCGCGGTGCACGATCTTTCCGATGGCGGCCTTGCCGTCGCGCTGGCCGAAATGGCGCTCTCGGGCGGGATCGGCGCGGAACTGGTCGATGGCTATGAAGGCTACACCGTCGCACAGTGGTGGTTTGGCGAGGATCAGGCGCGCTACGTGCTTACAGTCTCGCCGGAGAACGCCGACGCCTTTAACCGCATTGTTGCCGAAGGGCCTGACATCGATGAAGCCGAAATGGTCGGCTTCCATCGTATCGGCACCGTTGGCGGGGACAGCCTACTCGGGCAATCGCTCGGTGCATTGCGCGAGGCGCATGAGAGCTTCTTCCGCGACTGGATGGGTGGTTGAATACCGTGAGTTCCTGCGAAAGCAGGAACTCATTCTCGTTGATAGCTGGACTCCTGCTTTCACAGGCGATCACCTAGTTGGAATTCCTCCAGCCGATTCTCCACTATGGCGGGCATTGGCTCGTGCCGTTCGCGCTCGGCTGGCTCTTCTGGCGCAAACGCTGGTGGCAGGCGGGACTGATTATCGCCGCTGCCAACCTGATCGATTTCGATCACGTGCTGGCCGACCCGATCTTCGATCCCGACCGGTGCAGCATCGGCTTTCACCTGCTCCACGGATGGGAGGCGGCGGTGGGCTATTGCATCATGCTCGCCGTCCCGCGCTGGTGGGTGCGGGCGCTGGGACTGGGCGCGCTGTGGCACCTGGCGGTCGACTATGGCGACTGCGTGATGCAGGGTCTGTGACATGACCGCAGGATATTCCGGAAAGCCGCTCGCGAGAAAACTGAGTCTGCGCGACGGGCAAGTGTGCTGGTTCGACGCGATGCCCGAAAGCATCATGGACGAGATCGATGAATTCGCACTCGAATTGCGCTTCGTCGCCGACCCGGAATCGGGGTTCGACGCGGCGCACATCTTTGTCACCGAGGAAAGCGATCTGGCAGCAAAGCTGGCGCAGCTGCGCAAGCATGTCGCCACGGACGGTCAGATCTGGGTCAGCTGGCCCAAGAAGGGTTCGGGCCACGAAACCGCGCTCGATCAGGCGGCGGTGCAGCGGGTTGGGATCGCCGCAGGGTTCGTCGATACCAAGAAGTGCGCGGTGGACGAGGTCTGGTCCGGCCTCAAGTTCGTGATCCCCAAGGCAGACCGGTAGGCGTCAGGCCATCTGCGGCTCTGACAGGCCCAGATCCTCGCGCTGGTAGCCTTCCTGCTCGAGAATGCGCAGGCATTCACGATAGATCACCGGCTCTCCGATGTTGAGGCGCGCGCGGGCTTCGTCGATATCTTCGCGCATCACCGCCTCGACATCCATGTGCGCAAGCCGCGCTGCGGCCTTGCCCAGTCGCCGCCCCTCGCGGATCGCGGAATACAGCGGAGCCTTTGTCCCCGTGACCTTCTTGATCTGGCGCGCTCCGGCATAGGCGATGAAGAGAATGCCCGTGTTGTGGTTCTGCGAATAGCTGAAGCCCAGCAGGCTCGCCTCGCCCAGCGCATCCCGGCCATAGGTCGTCAGCACGTGAAACAAGTCATGCGTGTCGCGCAGCCGCTCGAAATACCATTCGGTTAGGTCGTGCGGCCGCTGATCGGCGGGAAGCCATTTGTGACTTTCCTCGACCAGGCCCGCCGCCGTCAGCCCCTCGCGCTTCATGAATGCCATGTAATGCTTGCCGACGCTGTTCTCGGGCAGGTCGGCCCAGCGATCGTGATCGTCGAGCATGCCGGGAATGTCGGGTTCCTCGCGCAGGAAACGCTGGCCATCGGGCGACCTGATGAAATCCCACGCCTGCCGATGGCTCCTGCGGCCCTTGGTCGCCTCGATGATGTGGAACACCTGCTCGGTGTCTTCCTTGTCTTCGACGAGCTTGCCGAAGTGGTGCAGCACCTTGAACGGACGAAAGCCGGAAACACTTCGGTTGTCGGCAACAAGCGGGCGGTCGATCAGCGCCATGTCATTCTCCAGAACGACTCATTTGAGTTCACCATATGCAACCTACATTGGTGTAAGTACGCTGTCCAGCGGGATTTCCGCTACGTCGCTCTTCCCTTTGGCGCGCGAGGCGACAATAGCAATCGTTATGCGAGATCACGAAACCGTGCCCTATTCGCTCGATGCGCTTCCCGACGACGAAGCCATTGCGCGCGCGCGAGCCATGCGCGACCGGCTCAGGCAACGCCGGACCTGCCGTTATTTCTCTGACGCTCCGGTTCCGCGCGAGGTAATCGAGGCGGCGATCGAGGCCGCGGGCACCGCCCCCAACGGCGCCAATCACCAGCCATGGCATTTCGCCGTTGTCGAATCGTCCGCAACCAAGCGCGCGATCCGCGAAGCCGCCGAAGCCGAAGAACGCCGGTTCTACGGGGAGGACGGGGACAACCCGAAAGCAAGCGATGAGTGGCTCGGCGCACTCAGGGAGCTCGGCACCGATGCCGACAAGCCATTTCTCGAAACGGCGCCCTATCTCATCGTCGTGTTCGCCCAGCGCAAGGGCGGCATCGAGGAAGACGGGCAGACGCAGAACTACTATGTGACCGAAAGTGTCGGGATCGCGTGCGGAATGCTGATCGCGACGCTGCACGAGGCGGGATTGGCGACGCTGACCCATACTCCCTCGCCGATGGGATTCCTGCGCGAAGCCTGCCAGCGGCCCGAATCGGAAAAGCCGCTGATGATCGTCGTGGTGGGGCGGCCGAGCGAGGACGCGACCGTGCCTGTCCATGCCCTGAAAAAGAAGCCGCTGGGTCAGATTTCAAGCTGGCTGTAGGCCAAACAGGGTCCCGGACGTGAGCCGGGATCGATCGATGTGCGATGCAAAGCCGGAAGCTGTCCCGAGTCAAGCCCGGGACAACGGACAATCAGGCGGCCGCCATGCCTTCGCCGCCGGTGTCTTCGGTCGCAAGCATATCGTAGGGGTCGATCCCTTCTTCGCGCCAGATGCGATGGCATTCGCGATATTTCGTCGGTTCGGGGATGTTGAGTGCCGCGCGCACATCGTCGAATGGCAGCTTCAGCAGCTCGCGGATCGGCTGTTCGATCAGGCGTTTCGCGCCCTTCCCGGTCCGCCGCGCCTGGTTGACCGCACCGAAGATGGGGGCCTTGCTGCCCCACGCCATTGTCTTGATGTTGGCAGCGCCGGCATAGCCGATCAGCAGATGACCGTGACTCGGCGACTGGCCGTGAGTGAACAGCAGCACGCACTGCTCGCCCAGCGCATCGCGGCCATAGCCGGTGAGGATATGAAACAGGTCGTGCGTGTCGCGCGACCGCTCGGCGAACCACTGCACCAGGTCGGGATACTTCGGACGGCCCAGCTTGTCGGATTCGGCCACCAGCCCGGCGGCCGACAGGCCCTCGCTCTCCATGAAGTCGCAATAGACATGCGCAAGGCTGCCCTTGGGCGTCTTGCGGAGCGCCGCATGGTCATCGAGGATTTCGGGCAGGTTCGGCTCGGTCCGGCGCAGGTATTCGCCGCGCTCCGACAGCATCAGCGATTCGACCCGCGACATGAAACTCTTCGACGGCAGCGATTCGAAGATCTTGAAGACGAGACTGGTGTCTTCCTTGTCCTTCATCAGCAAGCGGAAATTCTTCACCGCGCGCGGAAGCGAGTAACGCGGCGTGGGGCGATCGGGATGACGCAGGACGGTGCCGTCTTCGGCGAAAAGCTGGGTGTAATCGGGGTTGGACATCGTGAGCGGGCCTCGTTGATCGGGTGTGCTGCGCGGGGAATAGCAGCGCTTACTTACATTAATGTAAATAGCATACTTCGGTTCCGAATCACAACCATTTTTCCCGGTATCCGGCGACGCCCCTCGCTCAGCCGTAAACCCAGTCCTTCGTCGGAATACCGAGCAGCGAGAGCACCGCGGTCAAATCGCCGCGATCGATCCGTCCGTTTGCAGCCGCCCTCGCCCGGGGCTTGGCGCGGTAGGCTACGCCATAAGTTGCCGCCTCGATCAGCGGGATGTCGTTGGCGCCATCGCCCGTGGCGAGGCTCGGCGTCGATTGTCCGAGCGCGGCGATCTCCTCCAGCAGCACCGCTTCTTTGACCGCGCTGTCGACGATCGGGCCATCGAGCGTCCCGGCGAGCATGCCGTCTTCGACAGTCAGCCGGTTACCCACCACCCGATCGAAGCCCAGCTGATCGCCGACCACATCGGCGAAGTGATGGAATCCGCCGGTAACGAGCACGGTCCTGCAGCCCCGCGCCGAAAGCGTCGATACCAGCGTCTTCGCACCCGGCGTCGCTCTGATCCGTTCGTCGAGGCAGCGGGCGATCGCGCTTTCTCCCAACCCATCGAGCAGCGCCACCCGCTCGCGCAGCGCCGACTCGAAATCCAGCTCGCCCTGCATCGCCCGCTCGGTGATCGCGGCAATCTGCGGCTTGATCCCGGCGTAGTCGGCAAGCTCGTCGATGCATTCCTGCCCGATCATGGTCGAATCCATGTCGGACACGAACACGCGCGGGATCGCA
The Erythrobacter sp. JK5 DNA segment above includes these coding regions:
- a CDS encoding polyprenyl synthetase family protein, whose protein sequence is MNVVGIEDDLLGDGLRQVQREIDSVFDAFLPVPDDTRARLVEAMRYAAIGGGKRVRPLLLVSTAELFGVARDAALRAGAAVEAIHVYSLIHDDLPCMDDDDLRHGKPTLHKTFDEATAVLAGDALHALAFEILADTGTSPDPFTRSELIATLGKASGMGGMAGGQMMDMVADEEGVDYDLHTITRLQQLKTGALLAASVEMGAILGRIPPEGRTHLRGYARDIGLAFQIADDLLDVTGDESRAGKALRKDEGQGKQTFVTLMGVAKAREQARMLIDQAIGHLGSHGSEADMLRALARFIIERDR
- a CDS encoding exodeoxyribonuclease VII small subunit, which codes for MDEGNGSAEKAGEIEKMSFEQALGALEEIVQQLERGEVPLDDAITLYERGEKLRAACQKRLDAAQARIEKIVTGADGKPSGTAPFDEPN
- a CDS encoding metal-dependent hydrolase; the encoded protein is MFIGHFAPAFVAAAVSPSGPKLGGYFIAAQLVDWGFFTFAIMGIERMRIDPGATVMVPFDLYHMPFTHSLLGTGIWALGLALIVLIWHRNALAGLLAGLVVLSHWALDWLTHRPDLTLAGGPERYGLGLWNLPYIAMPLELGITLGAFVFYMRRTRGPIGPPLILIGVLLAFQAINWFGPAPAQAGLAIYIQALLAFAMATGFAVWVGENRYFVQRGGLASSTV
- the purL gene encoding phosphoribosylformylglycinamidine synthase subunit PurL, producing the protein MSEITPEIVEQHGLSPEEYERVLAGLGREPNLVELGIFSVMWSEHCSYKSSRLHLKKLPTEAPWVICGPGENAGVIDIGEGLDGQKLAAIFKMESHNHPSYIEPYQGAATGVGGILRDVFTMGARPVANMNALRFGRPDHPKMKHLVQGVVAGIGGYGNCVGVPTVGGETNFHPAYDGNILVNAMTVGVADQDKIFYSAATGVGNPIVYVGSKTGRDGIHGATMASADFEEDAEAKRPTVQVGDPFTEKLLIEACLELMATDAIVAIQDMGAAGLTSSSVEMATNGKAGIRLDMDKVPCREEGMTPYEMMLSESQERMLMVLKPGKEAMAEAIFRKWELDFAIIGEVTDTQHMVLEWQGEVVCDIPLGPLAADAPGYDRPYLSRDEYAEWAGITPMKDVPDSDDPGADLVTMLASPNLASRRWIAEQYDSQVMGDTLQTGGDAAVVRIHGTNRALAISTDCTPRYVYADPYEGGKQAIAEAYRNLCAVGAIPLAVTNCLNFANPQRSEIMAQFVHALEGMGEACRALDFPIVSGNVSLYNESKATGGGSAILPTPAIGGVGVIDDASKMVTSAFKAEGDAIYLLAPEFWAKPDPTRSHLGKSLWLDVVKGRDEGRAPPVNLAAEFGAGQIVRKLIGEGLLSAVHDLSDGGLAVALAEMALSGGIGAELVDGYEGYTVAQWWFGEDQARYVLTVSPENADAFNRIVAEGPDIDEAEMVGFHRIGTVGGDSLLGQSLGALREAHESFFRDWMGG
- a CDS encoding DUF6122 family protein, yielding MEFLQPILHYGGHWLVPFALGWLFWRKRWWQAGLIIAAANLIDFDHVLADPIFDPDRCSIGFHLLHGWEAAVGYCIMLAVPRWWVRALGLGALWHLAVDYGDCVMQGL
- a CDS encoding DUF3052 family protein, whose protein sequence is MTAGYSGKPLARKLSLRDGQVCWFDAMPESIMDEIDEFALELRFVADPESGFDAAHIFVTEESDLAAKLAQLRKHVATDGQIWVSWPKKGSGHETALDQAAVQRVGIAAGFVDTKKCAVDEVWSGLKFVIPKADR
- a CDS encoding Coq4 family protein; its protein translation is MALIDRPLVADNRSVSGFRPFKVLHHFGKLVEDKEDTEQVFHIIEATKGRRSHRQAWDFIRSPDGQRFLREEPDIPGMLDDHDRWADLPENSVGKHYMAFMKREGLTAAGLVEESHKWLPADQRPHDLTEWYFERLRDTHDLFHVLTTYGRDALGEASLLGFSYSQNHNTGILFIAYAGARQIKKVTGTKAPLYSAIREGRRLGKAAARLAHMDVEAVMREDIDEARARLNIGEPVIYRECLRILEQEGYQREDLGLSEPQMA
- a CDS encoding nitroreductase family protein, whose product is MRDHETVPYSLDALPDDEAIARARAMRDRLRQRRTCRYFSDAPVPREVIEAAIEAAGTAPNGANHQPWHFAVVESSATKRAIREAAEAEERRFYGEDGDNPKASDEWLGALRELGTDADKPFLETAPYLIVVFAQRKGGIEEDGQTQNYYVTESVGIACGMLIATLHEAGLATLTHTPSPMGFLREACQRPESEKPLMIVVVGRPSEDATVPVHALKKKPLGQISSWL
- a CDS encoding Coq4 family protein → MSNPDYTQLFAEDGTVLRHPDRPTPRYSLPRAVKNFRLLMKDKEDTSLVFKIFESLPSKSFMSRVESLMLSERGEYLRRTEPNLPEILDDHAALRKTPKGSLAHVYCDFMESEGLSAAGLVAESDKLGRPKYPDLVQWFAERSRDTHDLFHILTGYGRDALGEQCVLLFTHGQSPSHGHLLIGYAGAANIKTMAWGSKAPIFGAVNQARRTGKGAKRLIEQPIRELLKLPFDDVRAALNIPEPTKYRECHRIWREEGIDPYDMLATEDTGGEGMAAA
- the serB gene encoding phosphoserine phosphatase SerB is translated as MLIARLIADPATLETRLDAASATLAEQGIRIAASVMLDSCADVLQLSFADAPAETVLAAIDAHFAPADMLVSDSEFAIPRVFVSDMDSTMIGQECIDELADYAGIKPQIAAITERAMQGELDFESALRERVALLDGLGESAIARCLDERIRATPGAKTLVSTLSARGCRTVLVTGGFHHFADVVGDQLGFDRVVGNRLTVEDGMLAGTLDGPIVDSAVKEAVLLEEIAALGQSTPSLATGDGANDIPLIEAATYGVAYRAKPRARAAANGRIDRGDLTAVLSLLGIPTKDWVYG